A window from Candidatus Nitrospira neomarina encodes these proteins:
- a CDS encoding WD40/YVTN/BNR-like repeat-containing protein encodes MSGVRVLVGTRKGAFVLTSDGTRKKWDVHGPHFGGWELYHVKGSPADPNRLYASQSSSWFGQIIQRSDDGGKTWFQPGTPPGEPTTATDGTPKGESNKFVYDSSTETGQPLTTHQWYDGTQHPWEFKRVWHLEPSLTDPDTIYAGVEDAAIFRSTDGGQTWQELPGLRNAKGHLWQPGAGGMCLHTILLDPGNPESIFVAISAAGTFRTEDGGKTWQPVNRGLKSPYELPDPTAEVGHCVHCIAKHPSRPNVLFMQKHWDVMRSDDAGESWHEISGDLPSDFGFPIAVHAHEPETIYVVPIKSDSEHYPPEGKLRVYRSRTGGNEWEGLTKGLPQQNCYVNILRDAMAVDSLEPCGIYVGTTGGQVYASADSGDSWMPIVRDLPPVLSVEVQALP; translated from the coding sequence ATGAGTGGAGTACGAGTGCTTGTTGGAACACGCAAAGGTGCGTTCGTGCTGACATCGGATGGCACACGCAAGAAATGGGACGTTCATGGTCCCCACTTTGGCGGATGGGAGCTGTATCATGTAAAGGGATCTCCAGCCGATCCGAATCGGTTATATGCATCACAATCGAGCAGCTGGTTCGGGCAAATCATTCAACGCTCGGATGATGGCGGCAAAACCTGGTTTCAACCGGGAACACCACCCGGCGAGCCGACCACCGCCACGGACGGCACGCCCAAGGGGGAGAGCAACAAGTTCGTGTATGACAGCTCAACGGAAACGGGACAACCACTCACCACCCATCAATGGTACGATGGCACGCAACACCCCTGGGAGTTCAAGCGTGTCTGGCATCTGGAACCATCGCTGACCGATCCAGACACGATTTACGCGGGCGTTGAGGATGCGGCCATTTTCCGTTCCACCGATGGCGGACAGACATGGCAGGAGCTTCCCGGCCTGCGCAACGCTAAAGGGCATCTGTGGCAACCGGGTGCCGGGGGAATGTGCCTGCATACCATCCTTCTGGATCCTGGCAATCCGGAAAGCATATTCGTCGCCATTTCGGCAGCCGGCACGTTTCGAACCGAGGACGGAGGCAAGACATGGCAGCCGGTCAACCGCGGACTGAAATCCCCGTATGAACTTCCCGACCCAACCGCAGAAGTCGGCCACTGTGTGCATTGCATCGCCAAACACCCGTCGCGCCCGAATGTGCTCTTCATGCAGAAGCACTGGGATGTGATGCGTAGCGATGACGCAGGCGAGTCATGGCATGAAATCAGTGGAGACTTGCCCTCCGATTTCGGATTCCCCATTGCCGTGCATGCCCATGAGCCGGAGACCATCTATGTAGTACCGATCAAGAGCGACTCTGAGCATTATCCGCCGGAGGGGAAACTTCGCGTCTACCGCAGTCGAACAGGCGGGAACGAATGGGAAGGGCTGACAAAAGGATTGCCGCAACAGAACTGCTACGTCAATATCTTGCGAGACGCCATGGCTGTCGACTCGCTCGAACCCTGCGGGATCTATGTGGGCACCACCGGTGGACAGGTGTATGCCTCGGCCGATTCGGGAGACAGCTGGATGCCCATCGTCCGGGATCTTCCACCCGTCTTATCAGTCGAAGTCCAGGCGTTACCGTGA
- a CDS encoding DUF899 domain-containing protein, whose translation MNIIETSIPNHKIVSREEWIVARKELLRKEKEYTRLRDQLSAERRRLPWVKVEKHYMFDGPHGKETLIELFEGRHQLVVQHFMFGPEWEQGCPSCSFMADHTDGMNVHLAHRDVTLVAVSRAPLVEIERFRRRMGWRFRWVSSYGSDFNHDFHVSFTPEEEAKGQVYYNYVMQPFECEELPGISVFFKDDADNVFHTYSTYRRGVEVMLGTYNLLDLTPKGRDEDHLEYTMEWVRHHDRYGTD comes from the coding sequence ATGAACATAATCGAAACATCAATACCAAACCACAAGATCGTATCGCGGGAAGAATGGATAGTGGCCCGGAAGGAGTTGCTGAGAAAAGAGAAGGAATACACCCGGTTGCGAGACCAGTTGAGCGCCGAACGGCGCAGACTACCCTGGGTGAAAGTCGAGAAGCACTACATGTTCGACGGACCTCACGGCAAGGAAACGCTCATTGAACTATTCGAGGGCCGACATCAACTGGTGGTACAGCACTTTATGTTTGGGCCGGAGTGGGAGCAAGGTTGCCCCAGCTGCTCATTCATGGCCGATCACACCGACGGCATGAACGTGCACCTGGCACATCGCGATGTCACGCTGGTGGCTGTCTCGCGCGCGCCGCTGGTCGAGATCGAACGCTTCCGCAGACGTATGGGTTGGCGGTTCAGGTGGGTGTCGTCATACGGCAGCGACTTCAACCATGACTTTCACGTGAGCTTCACCCCGGAAGAAGAGGCCAAGGGACAGGTTTATTACAACTACGTCATGCAGCCTTTTGAGTGTGAGGAATTACCCGGTATCAGCGTGTTCTTCAAGGACGACGCGGACAATGTCTTCCACACGTACTCGACTTACAGACGCGGTGTGGAGGTGATGTTGGGCACCTATAACCTGCTCGACCTCACACCGAAGGGCCGCGACGAGGACCACCTGGAGTACACGATGGAATGGGTCCGCCACCACGATCGTTATGGTACCGATTAG
- a CDS encoding hemerythrin domain-containing protein: MDIFQILKKDHQTAKDLFKKLETTGPRATKSREKLFSQLKDDLEAHSHGEEAVFYPALRENAEMVDLINEATEEHAEVENLLEDLEAMGAESEEWSSKLAELKKSVLHHVKEEEGEIFKKAKEILDKEEIQKMGKEFQEAKKQAAAG, translated from the coding sequence ATGGACATTTTTCAAATTTTAAAGAAGGATCACCAAACGGCAAAGGACTTATTCAAAAAATTGGAAACCACCGGTCCACGTGCGACGAAAAGCCGTGAAAAATTATTTTCTCAGTTAAAAGATGACCTTGAAGCTCACTCCCATGGGGAGGAGGCCGTCTTCTATCCTGCCCTCAGAGAAAATGCAGAGATGGTAGACCTGATTAATGAAGCCACGGAAGAGCATGCCGAAGTCGAAAACCTTTTGGAAGACCTTGAGGCGATGGGGGCAGAATCCGAGGAATGGAGCTCAAAACTTGCGGAGCTCAAAAAAAGCGTTCTGCACCATGTGAAGGAGGAAGAAGGCGAAATCTTTAAAAAGGCCAAGGAGATCTTGGATAAGGAAGAAATACAAAAGATGGGAAAAGAGTTTCAGGAGGCAAAAAAGCAGGCCGCGGCAGGCTAA
- a CDS encoding YciI family protein, producing MKYMLLIYGTDQAWDEAGREKCYKESTELAHRLKAEGNFLAAAPLHPVTMATSIRIRDGKRLITDGPFAETREQLGGYFLIEARDLDEAMNIAAQIPGARVGTVEIRPVLEIGGLPTE from the coding sequence ATGAAATACATGCTGTTAATTTACGGAACCGATCAGGCATGGGACGAGGCCGGACGTGAGAAGTGTTACAAAGAATCTACGGAGCTTGCACACCGGCTCAAAGCTGAAGGGAATTTTCTGGCGGCCGCTCCTCTGCATCCTGTCACGATGGCGACCAGCATCCGTATACGAGACGGCAAACGGCTCATCACCGATGGTCCGTTTGCAGAAACACGAGAACAACTGGGCGGCTACTTTCTTATCGAAGCCAGGGATTTGGATGAGGCAATGAACATCGCCGCACAAATCCCGGGTGCCCGGGTGGGCACGGTCGAAATCCGACCGGTTTTAGAGATCGGTGGTTTGCCAACGGAATAG
- a CDS encoding GlsB/YeaQ/YmgE family stress response membrane protein: MGVIGWIVFGLIVGVVGKLLMPGKDPGGFLATVAIGIIGALFGGMLGRMVGMYGQDDPVGFVMAVIGAILFLWLYRAITRRGDT; this comes from the coding sequence ATGGGTGTCATCGGTTGGATCGTTTTTGGGTTAATTGTGGGAGTAGTGGGAAAACTCTTAATGCCCGGCAAAGATCCTGGAGGATTTCTCGCCACTGTCGCAATCGGTATCATTGGGGCGCTCTTCGGGGGGATGCTCGGGCGAATGGTCGGCATGTATGGGCAGGACGATCCCGTCGGGTTTGTGATGGCCGTGATCGGGGCCATCCTGTTTCTCTGGCTTTATCGGGCGATTACCCGACGTGGGGACACATGA
- the ada gene encoding bifunctional DNA-binding transcriptional regulator/O6-methylguanine-DNA methyltransferase Ada — protein MRNTANQEKCSVTTRHDPRWTSVASRDPTADGTFYYSVTTTGVYCRPSCPSRVPRPENVRFHASWEDAEKAGFRPCKRCTPHQPGLQERYAEKVEAACRLIENSHHVPGLKELSNHAGLSRYHFHRVFKAVTGLTPKGYTAAHLAKRVRSHLNHKDTVTEAIYEAGFNSNGRFYDTSDAVLGMTPSSYRAGGSGIDIRFAVGKCSLGAILVARSERGVCAILLGDDPEQLTRDLQKQFSQAHFIEGDGDFEHLVATVIGFVEAPERGLNLPLDVQGTAFQQRVWKALQNIPAGSMVSYADIAASIGAPKAIRAVAMACGSNAIAVAIPCHRVVRTNGELSGYRWGIERKRALLERESHT, from the coding sequence ATGAGGAATACAGCAAACCAGGAAAAATGTTCCGTTACAACGCGCCATGATCCCCGGTGGACAAGCGTGGCTTCCCGGGACCCAACAGCCGACGGTACCTTTTATTATTCCGTCACCACCACCGGAGTGTACTGCCGCCCGTCCTGCCCATCTCGCGTGCCGCGGCCTGAAAATGTCCGGTTCCATGCTTCATGGGAAGATGCCGAGAAGGCTGGATTTCGTCCCTGTAAGCGTTGCACGCCTCACCAGCCCGGATTACAGGAACGGTATGCGGAGAAAGTCGAAGCCGCTTGCCGACTCATCGAGAATTCGCACCATGTGCCAGGCCTCAAAGAGTTATCCAATCATGCAGGACTAAGCCGGTATCACTTTCATCGGGTGTTCAAGGCGGTAACGGGATTGACCCCGAAAGGATACACGGCGGCGCATCTGGCAAAACGGGTGAGGTCGCACCTCAATCATAAAGACACGGTGACGGAGGCTATTTACGAAGCCGGGTTCAATTCCAACGGCAGGTTTTATGACACATCCGATGCTGTTCTGGGTATGACACCTTCCTCATATCGTGCCGGTGGTTCCGGAATAGATATCCGATTCGCCGTGGGGAAATGTTCTCTCGGGGCTATCCTCGTTGCCAGAAGTGAGCGCGGTGTGTGTGCGATTCTTCTGGGAGATGACCCTGAGCAACTGACGCGCGATTTGCAGAAGCAGTTCTCTCAGGCTCATTTCATCGAGGGTGATGGTGACTTCGAACACCTGGTTGCCACAGTGATCGGTTTTGTCGAAGCGCCGGAGCGGGGGTTAAACCTGCCGTTGGACGTGCAAGGTACGGCGTTTCAACAACGGGTCTGGAAGGCATTGCAAAACATTCCCGCCGGCTCGATGGTAAGTTATGCTGACATCGCCGCGAGCATCGGTGCACCGAAAGCGATTCGAGCGGTCGCCATGGCCTGCGGCAGCAATGCAATTGCTGTGGCGATTCCTTGTCATCGTGTGGTGCGCACGAATGGCGAACTGTCGGGCTATCGTTGGGGCATCGAACGGAAACGAGCGTTGCTTGAACGTGAGTCACACACATGA
- a CDS encoding YciI family protein → MRFMIIVKATKDSEAGVMPSEQLLTDMGKFNEELINAGVMLAGDGLHPSSTGARVQFSGNKRTVIDGPFAETKELIAGYWVWQVNSKEEAIEWVRRCPNPAGDDKEGEIEIRRLFEAEDFGPEFTPELKEQEEHLRKQLSS, encoded by the coding sequence ATGCGATTCATGATTATTGTCAAAGCCACCAAGGACTCAGAAGCCGGCGTGATGCCGAGCGAGCAACTTCTTACTGACATGGGCAAATTCAACGAAGAACTGATAAACGCCGGCGTCATGCTGGCAGGAGATGGGCTCCACCCGAGTTCAACAGGCGCACGGGTACAGTTTTCAGGAAACAAGCGGACAGTGATCGACGGACCCTTTGCCGAGACCAAGGAACTGATCGCCGGCTATTGGGTCTGGCAGGTGAATTCGAAAGAAGAGGCGATCGAATGGGTCAGGCGTTGTCCGAATCCTGCAGGTGATGACAAAGAAGGCGAGATTGAGATTCGTCGACTCTTCGAAGCGGAGGACTTCGGACCGGAGTTCACGCCTGAGCTGAAGGAGCAAGAGGAGCACCTGCGTAAACAATTGTCTTCATAA
- a CDS encoding MoaD/ThiS family protein, whose amino-acid sequence MSTIRVILPAHLRTLARIDGEVNLEMEGPSTPHAVLNALETRYPMLRGTIRDQVTQQRRPFIRYFACGQDLSHEPPDARLPDAITTGEEPFLIVGAMAGG is encoded by the coding sequence GTGAGCACGATTCGAGTGATCCTTCCGGCCCATTTGCGGACACTTGCACGTATCGACGGTGAGGTGAACCTGGAGATGGAGGGTCCTTCCACCCCACACGCCGTGCTCAACGCGCTGGAAACCCGTTACCCGATGTTGCGGGGGACAATTCGTGACCAGGTGACACAACAACGCCGACCATTCATCAGGTACTTTGCCTGCGGGCAGGATCTGTCCCATGAACCACCGGACGCCCGGTTACCCGACGCGATCACAACCGGAGAAGAACCGTTTCTGATTGTCGGGGCCATGGCCGGCGGCTAA
- a CDS encoding AI-2E family transporter — protein MSPQVLSAAFLLLCSLLLYVLGLIFAPFMTPILWAMLLVRLFYPLYQWLTRKLGDRTTASAALSTLSVMLLAVLPVAYLVFLVVTETINAYQLAMTWVQEGGLQRLPELVARLPLIGNVSQELLGRLILAYGDVKGNLVEGGKAVSGVVLSSVGGLATNTLDLFMDFFVILFTLFFLFRDGHHLYRAFYEALPIEESYKAVIMERLDNVMVAVVQGTILTALAQGFTAGLAYWALGVPFSIFLGALSAILSLVPFGGTALVWAPVAAYLLWTGPIWKGIVMIGIGVGLVGLMDNLLKPFLVGSKADLPVLFLFFASLGGLAYFGFIGLFLGPILLGIALAVFQIYRENYQEQVGLLVKAESGHPKEPANPIIK, from the coding sequence ATGTCTCCACAAGTTCTTTCAGCGGCCTTCCTTCTGTTGTGTTCCCTCCTGCTGTACGTGCTGGGCTTAATTTTTGCCCCCTTCATGACACCCATTTTGTGGGCCATGCTCTTGGTTCGTCTCTTCTATCCTCTCTATCAGTGGCTAACCCGCAAGTTGGGAGACAGGACAACAGCTTCGGCGGCTCTCAGCACACTGAGTGTCATGTTACTTGCCGTCTTGCCTGTGGCGTATTTGGTCTTCCTCGTGGTGACAGAGACCATTAACGCCTATCAGCTCGCCATGACATGGGTGCAAGAGGGTGGACTGCAAAGACTGCCTGAACTTGTCGCAAGACTGCCTCTAATAGGAAATGTGTCTCAAGAATTGTTGGGCCGACTGATTCTGGCCTATGGGGACGTTAAGGGGAACCTGGTTGAAGGAGGGAAAGCTGTCAGCGGGGTCGTACTGTCCAGTGTCGGTGGGCTGGCAACAAATACCCTTGATCTCTTCATGGATTTTTTTGTGATCCTGTTTACTCTGTTCTTCCTGTTTCGCGATGGGCATCATCTCTATCGTGCATTTTACGAAGCGCTCCCGATCGAAGAAAGCTATAAAGCCGTCATCATGGAACGCCTTGACAATGTGATGGTCGCCGTCGTTCAAGGGACCATTCTCACGGCTCTGGCACAGGGTTTCACGGCAGGGCTTGCCTATTGGGCCCTGGGCGTCCCGTTTTCCATATTTCTGGGAGCCTTGAGCGCAATTCTTTCTCTGGTACCTTTTGGCGGAACGGCATTAGTCTGGGCCCCGGTGGCCGCGTATCTATTATGGACCGGTCCCATTTGGAAAGGCATCGTCATGATCGGAATCGGGGTCGGATTGGTCGGTCTCATGGATAATTTACTGAAACCTTTTCTCGTCGGATCCAAAGCGGACTTACCCGTTCTGTTTCTCTTCTTCGCCTCATTAGGAGGCCTCGCGTATTTCGGCTTCATCGGATTGTTTCTGGGTCCCATTCTGCTTGGGATCGCGCTGGCGGTCTTCCAAATTTATCGTGAAAATTATCAGGAACAGGTCGGCCTTTTGGTTAAAGCAGAATCGGGACACCCAAAAGAACCGGCAAATCCAATCATTAAATAG
- a CDS encoding 2OG-Fe(II) oxygenase translates to MNESGQSTSPVALPATILERVNAIDWGQVSSDLDAEGSAVTERLLTSKECENLAMVYSRPEIFRSRIVMSRHNFGRGEYQYFRYPLPDLIEQLRNATYPHLVPVANRWNAAMGIEIRFPKRHEDFLARCHHSGQDKPTPLMLKYETDDYNCLHQDLYGEHVFPLQLAILLSDPQKDFTGGEFVMTEQRPRMQSRPIVVPIRQGDGLIFAVHHRPVRGGRGWYRVTLRHGVSRVRSGQRYTVGIIFHDAK, encoded by the coding sequence ATGAATGAGAGCGGGCAGTCAACATCTCCCGTCGCGTTGCCTGCGACTATACTGGAACGGGTCAACGCGATTGATTGGGGACAGGTTTCAAGCGATCTTGACGCTGAAGGCAGTGCCGTGACCGAGAGGCTCCTCACTTCGAAAGAATGTGAGAACTTGGCCATGGTGTATTCCCGCCCTGAGATATTTCGTAGCCGCATCGTGATGAGCCGTCATAATTTTGGCCGTGGAGAATATCAGTACTTCCGGTATCCGCTTCCTGATCTCATCGAACAACTTCGAAATGCGACATACCCCCATCTTGTGCCGGTTGCAAACCGGTGGAATGCGGCCATGGGCATTGAGATTCGCTTTCCAAAGAGGCATGAAGATTTTCTGGCCCGCTGTCATCACTCCGGTCAGGATAAGCCAACACCATTAATGCTCAAATATGAAACTGACGATTACAACTGCCTGCATCAGGACCTCTACGGCGAACACGTGTTTCCGCTTCAGCTTGCCATTCTTTTATCTGACCCTCAGAAAGACTTCACGGGTGGTGAATTTGTTATGACCGAGCAGCGGCCACGTATGCAATCCCGGCCGATTGTGGTACCGATCCGACAGGGCGATGGTCTCATTTTTGCGGTACATCATCGCCCTGTGCGAGGAGGAAGGGGCTGGTATCGTGTGACCCTCCGGCATGGGGTTAGCCGCGTTCGCTCCGGGCAACGCTATACGGTGGGGATTATATTCCACGACGCCAAATAA
- a CDS encoding SDR family oxidoreductase: protein MNKNRQPEVVVITGASAGIGRATVRAFAQRGAHLGLLARGQEGLEGARQEAEKLGGQAIVIPTDVADHDQVERAAITIEETFGPIDIWINNAMVSVLSPVKDMTAEEFQRVTNVTYLGYVYGTLTALRRMLPRNRGVIIQVGSALSYRAIPLQSAYCGAKHAVKGFTESLRSELIHDKSKVRITMVHLPGVNTTQFGWIKSRMPYHPQPVPPMYQPEVMARAIVWAADHDRRELWVGMPTVKTIVGEKFIPGLLDHYLADVAYSGQQTNVPVDPHRPNNLLTPVAEDRGAHGPFDHRSRSSSLQLWASMNRGWLAVAGVGCLLSLGWARMQSQVNRSRLND, encoded by the coding sequence ATGAACAAAAATCGGCAACCAGAAGTTGTGGTCATCACAGGGGCTTCTGCAGGAATCGGTCGGGCTACCGTGCGGGCTTTTGCTCAACGGGGTGCGCATCTGGGTTTGTTGGCTCGTGGTCAGGAGGGGTTGGAAGGAGCTCGTCAGGAAGCCGAAAAGCTTGGGGGACAGGCGATCGTGATTCCCACGGATGTTGCCGACCACGATCAAGTTGAGCGAGCCGCCATCACCATTGAGGAAACCTTTGGGCCGATCGACATTTGGATAAATAACGCCATGGTCTCAGTGCTGTCACCGGTAAAGGACATGACCGCCGAAGAATTTCAGCGGGTGACGAACGTCACCTATCTCGGATATGTGTATGGAACCTTAACGGCACTCCGGCGTATGCTGCCCAGGAATCGTGGGGTCATTATTCAAGTTGGCTCCGCTCTGTCTTATCGTGCGATCCCGCTTCAATCGGCCTATTGCGGGGCCAAGCATGCAGTAAAAGGATTTACAGAGTCGCTCCGATCGGAACTGATTCATGATAAGAGCAAAGTCCGCATCACCATGGTGCACCTGCCGGGAGTGAATACCACACAATTTGGATGGATTAAAAGTCGAATGCCCTATCATCCTCAGCCGGTTCCACCGATGTATCAGCCGGAGGTGATGGCGAGGGCCATTGTTTGGGCGGCGGATCACGATCGTCGTGAATTATGGGTTGGCATGCCGACGGTCAAAACCATTGTCGGAGAAAAATTCATTCCGGGACTCCTGGATCATTATCTCGCCGACGTGGCCTATAGTGGACAACAGACAAATGTTCCCGTTGATCCCCATCGTCCCAATAATTTATTGACACCTGTTGCGGAGGACAGAGGTGCTCACGGCCCATTCGATCATCGTTCGAGGTCATCCAGTCTTCAGCTCTGGGCTTCCATGAACCGGGGGTGGTTGGCGGTGGCGGGGGTCGGATGTCTTCTTTCCCTGGGATGGGCCCGAATGCAGTCACAGGTGAATCGATCGCGACTGAATGATTGA
- a CDS encoding VOC family protein, translating to MQKITPCLWFDHQAEEAVKFYVSIFKNTKIGDITHYEEEGAKVSGRPKGSVMTITFQLDGQEFLALNGGPHFTFTEAISFIINCASQEEVNELWEKLSEGGEKGQCGWLKDKYGLSWKIVPTVLSEMMQSHDSKQNNRVMSSLLQMKKLDIKRLQEAYEQ from the coding sequence ATGCAGAAAATTACCCCGTGTTTGTGGTTCGATCACCAGGCTGAAGAGGCGGTGAAATTTTATGTGTCGATTTTCAAGAATACCAAGATAGGAGATATCACCCATTATGAGGAGGAAGGCGCAAAGGTTTCGGGTAGACCCAAGGGATCAGTGATGACCATCACATTCCAGCTCGACGGGCAAGAATTTTTGGCCTTAAATGGAGGACCGCACTTCACATTTACGGAAGCCATATCCTTTATTATCAATTGCGCGTCGCAAGAAGAGGTAAACGAGCTATGGGAAAAACTCTCAGAAGGTGGTGAAAAAGGTCAATGCGGTTGGCTGAAAGACAAGTATGGGCTGTCATGGAAAATTGTTCCCACTGTGCTGAGCGAAATGATGCAAAGCCACGATTCAAAACAAAATAATAGAGTCATGAGTTCTCTCCTTCAAATGAAGAAACTTGACATCAAACGCCTACAGGAGGCTTACGAACAATAG
- a CDS encoding DUF1579 domain-containing protein: MRFTTFTFTCLCMVLTALPVIATDKEKQMDPQAMMEMYKKLATPGEPHKLFASLAGSWTTKLKEWMDPGKPPTESTGTAEMKMLLDGRFLYQAYTGQMMGQPFSGIGIDAYDNITKKYVTAWMDTMGTGIFIMEGTASDDGKTITLKGSHPEPGGGQMSHRAVWKIIDQNTQTFDMYGTHHGGKEMKIMEITYTRKQ; this comes from the coding sequence ATGCGTTTTACAACCTTCACATTCACCTGTCTCTGTATGGTCCTGACGGCCCTTCCAGTAATCGCCACAGACAAAGAAAAGCAGATGGACCCACAAGCCATGATGGAGATGTACAAGAAGCTGGCCACTCCCGGAGAACCGCACAAGTTATTTGCCAGCCTTGCCGGGAGCTGGACGACCAAATTAAAAGAATGGATGGATCCGGGCAAGCCTCCCACAGAATCGACCGGCACGGCAGAGATGAAAATGTTGCTGGACGGACGCTTTCTCTACCAAGCCTACACTGGTCAAATGATGGGCCAACCATTCTCAGGGATTGGCATCGACGCCTACGACAACATCACGAAGAAATATGTCACGGCCTGGATGGATACGATGGGGACGGGGATTTTCATCATGGAAGGGACGGCGAGCGACGATGGTAAGACCATTACGCTGAAAGGATCGCATCCTGAGCCGGGCGGTGGACAGATGTCGCATCGGGCGGTCTGGAAAATTATCGACCAAAACACCCAGACGTTTGATATGTATGGGACTCATCACGGCGGCAAAGAAATGAAGATCATGGAGATCACCTATACCAGAAAGCAGTAG
- a CDS encoding mechanosensitive ion channel family protein has protein sequence MHFRFYPVILVFLSIVFWSARVEPVWSQEPVDNTEAPTESRPTDTPEEIAVGADKVEDSLITQRLAEVFQNLPELANVDIAVKAGVVRLTGHTSTKEAHQQALELAERVDGVVSVTDEITQKREVRERLTVVQEKMVDQLNNFISYLPLLIIGFTVFLLFWFLASFLTKWDNLYERITPHAFLQSLAKQIVKGTVIFIGFVAMLEILDATALLGTIVGVAGVMGLAVGFALRDTVENYIASILLSIRQPFRPLDQIVLENYEGLVMKLTSRETILMTLDGNHVRIPNATVYKGIILNYSRNPKRRFSFEVGIDTAVKIEAALQLAIKTLEQTVGVIADPPVRCTVEKLGDSNVILKMFAWTTQDQYDFGKVKSEAIRAVKEAFDLANYEMPEPIYRLKMQGASPPDDQPVFDHSEQKRDAPAPAVQSGSQADVTKDNHIVEQISKDRADIKERDLLKS, from the coding sequence ATGCACTTCAGATTTTATCCAGTAATCCTCGTATTCCTCAGCATTGTCTTTTGGAGTGCGCGGGTTGAACCGGTCTGGTCCCAGGAGCCTGTGGATAATACAGAGGCTCCCACAGAGTCACGACCCACCGATACACCAGAGGAAATTGCGGTTGGAGCAGACAAGGTTGAAGACAGCCTCATCACACAACGGCTTGCGGAGGTTTTTCAGAATTTGCCGGAGCTTGCCAATGTCGACATCGCTGTGAAGGCGGGGGTGGTACGGCTGACGGGGCATACTTCCACCAAAGAAGCCCACCAACAGGCTCTTGAACTTGCCGAACGCGTAGATGGTGTGGTCAGCGTGACAGATGAAATCACACAAAAACGGGAAGTCCGTGAACGGTTGACCGTCGTGCAGGAAAAAATGGTTGACCAACTCAATAATTTTATCTCCTATTTGCCACTCCTGATCATCGGCTTCACGGTATTTCTTCTATTCTGGTTCCTCGCATCCTTTTTGACCAAATGGGATAACCTGTATGAAAGAATTACTCCACATGCGTTTTTACAATCCTTAGCCAAACAAATCGTCAAAGGGACCGTCATATTTATAGGCTTTGTGGCCATGCTGGAAATCCTGGACGCCACAGCTCTTTTGGGAACAATCGTTGGTGTCGCGGGAGTCATGGGCCTGGCCGTCGGTTTTGCCCTCCGAGATACGGTGGAGAACTACATTGCCAGCATTCTGCTGAGTATCAGACAGCCCTTTCGGCCACTGGACCAAATTGTCCTGGAAAATTATGAAGGCTTGGTCATGAAACTGACATCGCGGGAGACCATTCTCATGACGCTGGATGGAAATCATGTACGCATACCCAATGCGACGGTATACAAAGGCATTATTCTCAATTATTCCCGGAATCCCAAACGGCGTTTTTCCTTTGAGGTCGGTATCGACACCGCTGTCAAAATTGAGGCGGCGTTGCAACTGGCTATAAAAACTTTAGAGCAAACCGTCGGGGTGATTGCTGATCCTCCGGTCCGGTGTACGGTAGAGAAATTAGGCGATTCGAATGTGATCCTAAAAATGTTCGCATGGACGACACAGGATCAATACGATTTCGGAAAGGTCAAAAGTGAAGCGATTCGGGCGGTGAAAGAGGCCTTTGATCTGGCCAATTATGAAATGCCCGAACCCATCTATCGTCTGAAAATGCAGGGAGCTTCCCCTCCCGATGACCAGCCCGTATTTGACCATTCCGAGCAAAAACGGGATGCTCCAGCACCTGCTGTGCAGTCAGGTTCTCAGGCCGATGTTACCAAAGATAATCATATTGTTGAGCAAATTTCGAAAGATCGAGCAGACATTAAGGAAAGGGATTTACTGAAATCATAG